CTCGAGACGGTGCCGCGGCTCTACAGGCAGGCGCGGCCGGGCGCCGACTACGCGCACTCGCTGGCCCTGCTCAAGGCCTTCAGGACGCGCAACCCGCACATTCCCACCAAGTCGGGCCTGATGGTCGGCATCGGCGAGACCGACGAGGAGATCCTCGCCGTCATGCGCGACCTGCGCGTCCACGACGTCGACATGCTCACCATCGGCCAGTACCTGGCGCCCTCCGGCCACCACCTGCCGGTGCTGCGCTACGTGCATCCGGACGTCTTCGCGATGTTCGAGCGCGAGGCGCGGGCGCTGGGCTTTGCGCACGCCGCCTGCGGGCCGATGGTGCGCTCGAGCTACCATGCCGACATGCAGGCGCATCTTGCCGGCGTCTCCTGAGGAGTAACCATGCTGAAGAAAATGCTGCTCGTCGCCGCCCTGTGCTTCGCTGCCGCCGCCCAGGCCCAGGTCAGGATCGGGCAGGCGGTGCCGCCCTTCGAAACCCGGCTGCTCGACGGCAAGCCCCTCGCCGCGCAGGCGCTGAAGGACAAGGCGGTGCTGGTGGTGTTCTGGGCGACCTGGTGTCCGACCTGCCGCAAGGAGCTGCCGGAACTGCAGTCGCTTTACGAAAAGCATCGCGGCAAGGGCTTCGAGATCCTGGCCCTGTCCATCGATGCCGACGCCTTCACTGTGGAGGAATTCTGGAAGGACCACGATTACGCCTTCCCGGTCGCCATGCGCGGGCCCGCCCACGCCCAGGTTTTCGGGCCGGTCAAGGCGATTCCGGCGCTCTACCTGATCGACCGGAAAGGCGTGCTGCGCTTCTCGCGCATCGGCGGGATCGGCAAAGACAAGCTCGAGGCGCAATTACTGCCACTGCTGTAGGCGCTAGCGCTTCTGGGCGAGCGCGGCGTCGACCGCCCGCTTGTAGTAGATGTAGTCCATTTCCGGCGCCGGCGCGCCCAGGCGCGTGGCGGCGGCGGAGACCTGGCCGCGGTGGTGCACCATGTGGCCCATCATGTGCGTGAGCACGTCGCGCACCCAGTTGCGCCGTTCCTTGCCTTCGCTGCTGCGGTAGCCGATCTCGGATTCGAAGAAGCTGTCGGGGCGGGTCTCCAGCCAGTGCTGCAGGTCGCGCAGCTCCTGGCGCAGGGCATTCTTCAGCTCGCGCCAGTCCGGATGGTGGAGCGTCCTGAAGTCGACGATGGGACTTTCCCCCTGCAGCCGCAGCCGCCACAACTCCTCCACCACCAGGATGTGGTCGACGGTCTGGTGGATGGTAGAGAAGAACAGGCCCTGGGGTTCGGACAAGGCCTTCGGGTCGAGCCGGTCCAGGCACTCGAACAGGACCTCGTTGGCCCAGTGCTGGTAGTCGGCCTGGTAGATGAAATACTGCTTCCAGCTCAGCGCGCCCATCGTGTCCCCCGTTTGCTTTCGTGCGAGAATGCCGGCATCAAGACAGGAGTTCCGTCATGGCCAATCCCTTGCGCATTTTCATCGCTTTGTTTCTGCTTGTCACCTTGTCGCCCGCGCGGGCTGCCGGACTGGATGCCGTCAGCGCGGAGGAGAGCAGCGGCGCGCTGCGCCAGGCGCTGACCCAGGGGGCGAACGCGGCAGTGGCCAGCCTCGGCCGGCCGGATGGCTTCCTCGGCAACCCGAAGGTGAAGATTCCCCTGCCGGAGAACCTGCAGAAGGCAGAGAAGATGATGCGCAAGCTCGGCATGGGCAAATACGCCGACGAGCTGATCGTCACCATGAACCGCGCCGCCGAGGCCGCCGTGCCGGAAGCGAAGGAGCTGCTCTTGAATGCCGTCAAGCAGATGACCCTGCAGGACGCCAAGGGCATCCTCACCGGCGGCGACGACTCGGTCACGCAATACTTCAAGCGCACCACCTCCGCGCCGCTGACCGAGAAGTTCCTGCCCATCGTCAGGCAGGCGACGGAACGGGTCGAGCTGGCGAAGAAGTACAACCGCTACGCCAAGCAGGGCGCCAAGCTCGGCCTGATCGACAAGAAGGACGCCAGCCTAGAGGCCTACGTCACGGAGAAGGCCCTCGACGGCCTGTTCCTCATGATCGGCGAGGAGGAGCGGGCGATCCGCAAGAACCCGCTCGGCCAGGCCAGCAGTCTGTTGCAGAAGGTGTTTGGCGCACTCAGATAAATGTCCCCGCCGTCCTGGCGGGACTGACTTTACCGATGGTTTCGACACTCAATGCGCCGCAGCGCGATGCGGTGAAGTATCTCGACGGTCCGCTGCTGGTGCTGGCCGGCGCCGGTTCCGGCAAGACGCGCGTCATCACGCAGAAGATCGCCCATCTCGTCGAACAGCGCGGCTTCAGGGCCGAGCACATCGCCGCCATCACCTTCACCAACAAGGCAGCGAAGGAAATGCGCGAGCGGGTGAAGCGGCTGCTGCCCGGCCAGCCGCTCGACTCGCTCAACGTGTCCACCTTCCACGCCCTCGGTGCGCGCATCCTGCGCCAGGAGGCGAAGGTCCTCGCGCTCAAGCCGCGCTTCTCGATTTTCGACGCCGCCGACAGCGGCGCGGTGATCGCCGAGCTGGCGAAGGAGGCCGACAAGGCGCGGCTGAAGGCCCTGCAGTGGCGCATCTCCGGCTGGAAGAACGCGCTGGTCGAGCCGGGCGAGGCGCTGTCGCTGGCCGAGGACGAACTGGGGCTCGCCGCGGCGCGGCTCTACGGCGACTACGAGCAGGCCCTGCGCGCCTACCAGGCCGTCGACTTCGACGACCTCATCCGCCTGCCGGTGCGGCTGTTCGAGTCGGAGGCCGACGTGCTGCTGCGCTGGCAGGGCAGGCTGCAGTACCTGCTGGTCGACGAGTACCAGGACACCAACCGCAGCCAGTACCGCCTGATGCGCCTGCTCGCCGGCGCACGCGCCGCCTTCACCGCCGTGGGCGACGACGATCAGGCCATCTACGCCTGGCGCGGCGCCGACGTCGAGAACCTGCGCATCCTGCAGAGCGACTTTCCGCAGCTGAAGGTCATCAAGCTCGAGCAGAACTACCGTTCGACGACGCGCATCCTGAAGGCGGCCAACGCGCTGATCGGCAACAACGAGAAGCTGTTCGACAAGCGCCTGTGGTCGGAGCACGGCCACGGCGACGCCATCCAGGTCAGTGTCGCCCGCGACAACGAGCAGGAGGCCGAGCAGGTCGTCATGAAGCTGATGGCGCACCGCTTCGAGCACCGCGGCAAGTGGGGCGACTACGCCATCCTCTATCGCGGCAACCACCAGGCGCGCGTCTTCGAACAGCAGCTGCGCAACCAGAAGATCCCCTACGCCATTTCCGGCGGCCAGTCCTTCTTCGACAAGGCCGAAATCAAGGACCTCGTCGCCTGGCTGCGGCTGGTCGCCAACAGCGACGACGATCCCGCCTTCATCCGTGCCGCCACCACGCCGCGCCGCGGCATCGGCGCCACCACGCTGGAGGGGCTGGGGCGGCTCGCCGGCGTGCGCCACGCCTCGCTCTTCGCCGCCGCCTTCGACGACGCGGCGGCCGGCTACCTGAATCCGCGCCAGCTCGAAGCGGTGCGCGAATTCGGCAACCTGGTGAACAAGCTGGAATGGCGCGCCCAGCGCGAGCCGGCGCGCCAGGTGCTGGAGGACTTCCTGCGCGCCATCGCCTACGAGGCCTGGCTGTTCGACAGCTGCGACCCGCGCGAGGCCGAGACCAAGTGGGCCAACGTGCGCGACTTCGTGGACTGGCTGTCGAGGAAGGGCGATG
The window above is part of the Denitratisoma sp. genome. Proteins encoded here:
- a CDS encoding DinB family protein — its product is MGALSWKQYFIYQADYQHWANEVLFECLDRLDPKALSEPQGLFFSTIHQTVDHILVVEELWRLRLQGESPIVDFRTLHHPDWRELKNALRQELRDLQHWLETRPDSFFESEIGYRSSEGKERRNWVRDVLTHMMGHMVHHRGQVSAAATRLGAPAPEMDYIYYKRAVDAALAQKR
- a CDS encoding TlpA disulfide reductase family protein, giving the protein MLKKMLLVAALCFAAAAQAQVRIGQAVPPFETRLLDGKPLAAQALKDKAVLVVFWATWCPTCRKELPELQSLYEKHRGKGFEILALSIDADAFTVEEFWKDHDYAFPVAMRGPAHAQVFGPVKAIPALYLIDRKGVLRFSRIGGIGKDKLEAQLLPLL
- a CDS encoding DUF4197 domain-containing protein; translated protein: MANPLRIFIALFLLVTLSPARAAGLDAVSAEESSGALRQALTQGANAAVASLGRPDGFLGNPKVKIPLPENLQKAEKMMRKLGMGKYADELIVTMNRAAEAAVPEAKELLLNAVKQMTLQDAKGILTGGDDSVTQYFKRTTSAPLTEKFLPIVRQATERVELAKKYNRYAKQGAKLGLIDKKDASLEAYVTEKALDGLFLMIGEEERAIRKNPLGQASSLLQKVFGALR
- a CDS encoding UvrD-helicase domain-containing protein, translating into MVSTLNAPQRDAVKYLDGPLLVLAGAGSGKTRVITQKIAHLVEQRGFRAEHIAAITFTNKAAKEMRERVKRLLPGQPLDSLNVSTFHALGARILRQEAKVLALKPRFSIFDAADSGAVIAELAKEADKARLKALQWRISGWKNALVEPGEALSLAEDELGLAAARLYGDYEQALRAYQAVDFDDLIRLPVRLFESEADVLLRWQGRLQYLLVDEYQDTNRSQYRLMRLLAGARAAFTAVGDDDQAIYAWRGADVENLRILQSDFPQLKVIKLEQNYRSTTRILKAANALIGNNEKLFDKRLWSEHGHGDAIQVSVARDNEQEAEQVVMKLMAHRFEHRGKWGDYAILYRGNHQARVFEQQLRNQKIPYAISGGQSFFDKAEIKDLVAWLRLVANSDDDPAFIRAATTPRRGIGATTLEGLGRLAGVRHASLFAAAFDDAAAGYLNPRQLEAVREFGNLVNKLEWRAQREPARQVLEDFLRAIAYEAWLFDSCDPREAETKWANVRDFVDWLSRKGDEEGKTLLELTQTVALISMLDKAEDGGDQVQLATLHAAKGLEFKHVFLVGVEEGILPHRESIDAGTVEEERRLMYVGITRAERSLTISHCERRKTGKDWRECEPSRFIAEMGDDLKLTGGKAAEPADRASGAARLAQMRALLAGAK